A single region of the Nicotiana sylvestris chromosome 6, ASM39365v2, whole genome shotgun sequence genome encodes:
- the LOC104231003 gene encoding CASP-like protein 2D1, with amino-acid sequence MGFLGHDASNLKVLDCLLRLFVIPLSVASIWLSVSNQQDNSSYGRIEFSNLTVLKYMVGISAASGGYALLTAISLWIRSLVSKAWFFFLSDQIVAYLMVTSLAAIGEILYLAYNGDQKVTWSEACSSYGKFCIRLKLVLVLHAITLCCFLVLAVISAYRVFSRFQPPYVHSKENEEEKEIHK; translated from the exons ATGGGGTTTCTTGGACATGATGCATCTAATCTTAAAGTCCTAGACTGTTTACTGAGGTTGTTTGTGATTCCCTTAAGTGTGGCCTCCATATGGCTGTCTGTCTCCAACCAACAGGACAATAGCAGTTATGGGAGAATTGAATTCAGCAATCTCACAGTACTCAA GTACATGGTTGGCATTAGTGCTGCATCAGGTGGATATGCTCTTCTTACTGCTATATCTTTGTGGATCAGGAGTTTAGTCTCTAAAGCATggttcttctttctttctgaCCAG ATTGTAGCATACTTAATGGTTACATCATTGGCTGCAATCGGGGAAATTCTTTACTTAGCCTATAATGGTGACCAGAAGGTGACATGGAGTGAAGCCTGCAGTTCATATGGGAAGTTCTGCATTAGATTGAAGCTGGTTTTGGTTCTCCATGCCATCACCCTTTGCTGTTTCCTTGTATTAGCTGTGATTTCAGCTTACAGGGTCTTTAGCAGATTTCAGCCTCCTTATGTTCATAGTaaggagaatgaagaagaaaaggaaattcATAAATGA